Within Massilia endophytica, the genomic segment ACGTGCACGATCACGGGGTGGTCGCTGGGCCGCCCTTTCGCCGCGTAGATGCGCGCGACAGCCGCCGGGTTCTCGGCGTCCGCGCCCAGGCCGTACACGGTCTCGGTGGGAAAGGCGACCAGGCCGCCGGATTCGAGAATCGCGGCGGCATGGGCGATGTCCGCCGCGGAGGCGGCGTGCTCGGCTTGCGTCATGGCTTACTTGGTCAGCAGGCGCAGCGCTTCCGCGTACTTGGCGGAGGTCTGGTCCAGCACGTCCTGCGGCACGCGCGGCGCGGGCGCTTTCTTGTTCCAGGGCTGGGCTTCCAGCCAGTTGCGCACGAACTGCTTGTCGAAGGATTCCGGCGAGCTGCCCACCTTGTAGCTGGCCATGGGCCAGAAGCGGGAGGAGTCGGGCGTGAGGATTTCGTCGATCAGGTGCACCACGCCCTGCTCGTCCAGGCCGAACTCGAACTTCGTATCGGCGATGATGATGCCGCGCGTGGCCGCGTATTCCGCCGCCTGCGTGTAGAGCTTGATCGCCATGTCCTTCACCTGGCGCGCCACATCCGCGCCCACGATCTTCTCGGCTTCTTCGAAGGAGATGTTCTCGTCGTGCGCACCGGCCGGGGCCTTGGTGGACGGGGTGAACAGCACTTCGGGCAGCTTCTGCGCTTCCTGCATGCCCGCAGGGAGCGGAATGCCGCAGACAGCGCCGGTCTGCTGGTAGTCCTTCCAGCCGGAGCCGATCAGGTAGCCGCGCACGATGGCTTCGATGCCCAGCGGCTTGAATTTCTTGACGACGATGGCGCGGCCCTCGACCTGCGCGCGCTCTTCCGGCGCCACCACGCTCAGCGGGTCGATGCCGGTTTCGTGGTTCGGCATGAGGTTGCCGAATTTGCGGAACCAGAAGTTCGACATCTCGGTCAGGATCTTGCCCTTGTTCGGGATCGGGTCGTCGAGGATCACGTCGAACGCCGACAGGCGGTCGGTCTGGATCACGAGCAGCTTGTCGTCGCCGACAGCGTAGATATCGCGCACTTTGCCGCGATGCAGGAAGGGCAGCGACTTGATCGAGGTTTGCAGAACTCCGGACATCATATTTCCTAGTTTTTTGAGAATAGCTGTGTGCCCGGCACCCAGCCGGGCTTGTGTTCAGGGAACAATTCGTGGTCCACGGGCCCGTCGTACGGCGGGTTCATGGTGCCCAGGGAGACCGCGATGCGGTCGGGGCGTTCGGTGCTGCGCCAGGTGAGCGAGGAGCCGCACACCCGGCAGAAGCCGCGCCGTGCCGTGGCGGAGGAGGCGAATTCCGTCACCAGCTCCGCGCCTTTGTCGTAGCGGAAGTCGGCGCTGGCGACGTTGGCATAGCTGCCGGCCGCCGCCCCGTGCTGCCGCTGGCACATGGTGCAGTAGCAGTGGCTGGCGTAGGCCACCGGGCCCTCGACCCGGTAGTGCACGCCTTCGCAGAGACAGCGGCCCGTCAGCATCTTACTTGACGATCTGGGCCAGCTCGCCCGCCTTGTAGCGCTCGGCCATCTTTTCCAGCGGGATCGGCTTGATCTGGCCGGCGCGGCCTTCGCAGCCGAAGGCCAGGAAGCGGGCCTTGCAGATCTCTTCCGCCGCCGCGCGGGCAGGCTTCAGGAAATCGCGCGGGTCGAACTTGGAAGGATTCTCGAACATGTACTTGCGCACGGCAGCCGTCATCGCCAGGCGGATGTCGGTGTCGATGTTGATCTTGCGCACGCCATGGCGGATGCCTTCCTGGATCTCTTCGACCGGCACGCCGTAGGTTTCCTTCATGTCGCCGCCGAATTCGCGGATGATGGCCAGCAGGTCCTGCGGCACCGAGGAAGAGCCGTGCATCACCAGGTGGGTGTTGGGGATGCGGGCGTGGATTTCCTTGATGCGGTCGATGGCCAGGATATCGCCGGTGGGCTTGCGGGTGAACTTGTAGGCGCCGTGCGAGGTGCCGATGGCGATGGCCAGGGCGTCGCACTGGGTCTTCTCGACGAAGTCGGCGGCCTGGGCCACGTCCGTCAGCAGCTGCTCGCGGGTCATGGTGCCTTCCGCGCCGTGGCCGTCTTCCTTGTCGCCCTTCATGGTTTCCAGGGAGCCGAGCACGCCCAGTTCCGCTTCCACCGTCACGCCGATGGCGTGGGAGAACTTGACCACCTCGCGCGACACTTCCACGTTGTACTCATAGGAGGCGACAGACTTGCCATCGGCCATCAGCGAGCCGTCCATCATCACCGAGCTGAAGCCCGAGCGGATGGCGGCCATGCAGACCGCGGGCGACTGGCCGTGGTCCTGGTGCATGACGACCGGGATGTGCGGATAGGCCTCGATGGCCGCGTCGATCAGGTGGCGCAGGAAGGCTTCGCCGGCATATTTGCGGGCGCCTGCCGAGGCCTGCATGATGACCGGGCTGTTGACGGCGTCGGCGGCAGCCATGATGGCCTGCACCTGTTCCAGGTTGTTGACGTTGAATGCCGGCAGGCCATAGCCGTGTTCGGCGGCATGGTCCAGCAGTTGACGCATGGATACGAGAGACATGGTAGTACTCCAATCAAATGAAAACCTGTGCGGCCGCCGCACCGCGCTCGTGGCGCAGCGGACGGCCTGAATCCTTGCGGCCGCTTACGAAAACTCGCCCACCTTCACGATCTTCAGCGCATTGGTGCCACCGACCTGGCCCATCGGCTCGCCCCAGGTCACGACGATCATGTCGCCCTTCTTGGCGACGCCGTACTCGACCAGCAGCTCCTCGGCCTGCTTCAGCACTTCGCCGCTGCTGCCTTCCTGCAGCAGATAGTGGGCGCGTACGTTACGGTACAACGAAGCCTTGCGCTGGGTGGTGACGCTTGGCGTCAACGCGAAGATCGGGGTGTCGATATTGTGGCGGCTCATCCACAGCGGGGTGGAGCCCGACTCGGTCAGGGCCACGATGGCCTTCACGCGCAGATGGTGCGCGGTGAACAGGGCGCCGTAGGCGATGGACTGGTCGATGCGGGTGAAGCGCACGTTGAGGAAGTCGGCGTCCAGCTTGTTGTACTCGGACTGTTCCGCTTCCACGCAGACGGCGGCCATCATTTCCACGGTCTCGACCGGGTAGCGGCCGGAGGCGGTCTCGGCCGAGGCCATCACGGCATCCGTGCCGTCCAGCACGGCGTTCGCCACGTCCGACACCTCGGCGCGGGTCGGCACGGCGTTGAAGATCATGGATTCCATCATCTGGGTGGCGGTGATGGCCAGCTTGTTCGATTCGCGCGCCATGCGGATCATGCGCTTCTGCAGCGCGGGCACGGCGGCATTGCCCACTTCCACGGCCAGGTCGCCGCGCGCCACCATGATGCCGTCCGAGGCGTTCAGGATTTCCTGCAGGCAGGGAATGGCTTCCGCGCGCTCGATTTTGGCGATCATCATCGGCTTGTGGCCGAAGGGTTCGCCCGCGATATTGGCCAGCTGGCGCGCCATTTCCATGTCGGTCGCGTTTTTCGGGAAGGAGATAGCCAGATAATCGGCCTGGAAGCTCATGGCCACCTTGATATCTTCCATATCCTTGGCGGTCAGGGCGGGCGCGGTCAGGCCGCCGCCCTGGCGGTTGATGCCCTTGTTGTTGGACAGCTCGCCGCCGATCTTCACCGTGGTGTAGATCTCGTGGTTCACGATGCGGTCCACCACCAGCACGATCAGGCCGTCGTTCAGCAGCAGCACGTCGCCCGCGCGCAGGTCGTTCGGCAGGTTCTTGTAGTCCAGGCCCACGCGCTCCTGGTTGCCCAGCTCGCCGTTCTCGCCCCACTTCGCATCCAGGATGAACTTGTCGCCGTTGGCCAGGTCGATCTTGTTGCCCTCGAACTTGCCCACGCGGATCTTCGGCCCCTGCATGTCGGCCATGATCGCCACTTCCCGTCCGCACTCGGCCGCTGCCTGGCGCACCAGCTTGGCACGGTCGATATGGTCCTGCGCCTTGCCGTGCGAGAAGTTCAGCCGCACCACATCCACGCCCGCGCGGATCATCTTGATCAGGACATTCAGGTCGGTGGAAGCTGGGCCGATGGTTGCGACGATTTTGGTGCCACGGGACATTGAGGATTCCTTGAAACGTTAGCGTTGTAGATGACGAAAAAGGCGCAGCTTGCGCTGCGCCTCGGGCTTACTTCTGGCTGCGTTGCGCCAGGATGTCGACTGCTGGCAGGGTCTTGCCTTCAAGGAATTCCAGGAAGGCGCCGCCGCCGGTGGAGATATAGCCAATTTTATCGGTAATGGCGTATTTTGCAATCGCCGCCAGGGTATCGCCGCCGCCCGCAATCGAGAAGCCTTTCGAGTTCGCGATGGCCATGGCCAGGGTCTTCGTGCCTTCGCCGAACTGGTCGAACTCGAACACCCCGACCGGGCCGTTCCAGACGATGGTGCCCGCCGCCGCGATCTGGTCCGCCAGTTGCCTGGCCGTCTTCGGGCCGATGTCCAGGATCATGTCGTCGTCCGCCACGTCGGCCACGTCCTTGACGGTGGCGGCGGCGGTGGGCGAGAACTCCTTGGCGCACACCACGTCCACGGGAATCGGCACCTGGGCGCCGCGCGCCGCCATCTTTTCGATGATGGCCTTGGCGTCCTTCACCAGGTCCGGCTCGGCCAGGGACTTGCCGATCTTCAGCCCGGCGGCCAGCATGAAGGTGTTGGCGATGCCGCCGCCCACGATCAGGTTGTCCACCTTGTCGGCCAGGGATTCGAGGATGGAGAGCTTGGTGGACACCTTGGAACCGGCCACGATGGCCAGCAGCGGGCGGGCCGGTGCGCCCAGGGCCTTGCCCAGGGCATCCAGCTCGGCGGCCAGCAGGGGACCGGCGCAGGCCACGGGCGCGAACTTGGCGATGCCGTGGGTGGAGGCTTCCGCGCGGTGGGCGGTGCCGAAGGCGTCGTTCACGTACACGTCGCACAGCTTGGCCATCTTCTGGGCCAGCTCGTCCGAATTTTTCTTTTCGCCCTTGTTGACGCGCACATTCTCCAGCAGCACCACCTGGCCGTTCTGCAGGTTTTCCAGGCCCGCGCCGTCCACCCAGTTCTGCTTCAGTTCGACCGGCTGGCCCAGCAGCTCGGCCATGCGCTTGGCGATGGGCGCCAGGCTGTCTTCCGGCTTGAATTCGCCTTCGGTGGGACGGCCCAGGTGGGAGGTCACCATGACCTTGGCGCCTGCGGCCACGGCGGCCTTGATGGCGGGCACGGAAGCGCGGATGCGCGTATCTTCGGTGATGTTGCCCGCATCATCCTGCGGTACGTTCAGGTCGGCGCGGATGAATACCCGCTTGCCTTGCAGCGCATTTTGCGCGATCAGATCCTGCAGACGAATGAAGTTCAGCATGGCCTTCCAAAAGGATGGGTGAGGAAAAGACCAGTATTTTACCGCAAGCTCACTTTGGAATTTCGCTAATTAAAACAAATGCAATAAACGCAGCGCGGTGAAGAGGAGCATGCCGAAGACGATGGTTTCCAGCATGTTGCGGCGGAACAGATACCAGCCGATGGAGGCCACGCCCGCCACCAGCTTGGGATTGAGCACCGTGAGCTGGGTGGTGGACGGATCGAGCAGCAGGTCCGGCCCCACGATGGCGGCCAGGGCGCAGGACGGGGCATAGCGCAGCATCTCGTGCACGCGCGGCGGAATGTTCACGCGGTGCCCCACCAGCCAGAAGCCGCTGCGGGTGATGCCTGTGGCCACGGCCAGGGCGATGATGGTGATCCAGATTTCGAGGTCAGACATTTTTCGCTTTCCGGCCGCCGATTTCTTCCACGGCCATGGCGGTCGCCATGCCCACCACCACGGCGGCCAGCAGGCCGAGCTTGTAAGGCATGCCCGCCGCGAGCACCGCCACCACGCCCGCCACCAGCACGCCGCACAGGGCGGGCTTGCTGGCCACCATGGGCACCAGGATGCAGATGATGGCCAGCGTGCCCGCGAAGCCCAGGCCCCAGTCGGCGGGCACCTGGTTGCCGAGGAAGATGCCCGCGATGGAGCCGCCCTGCCAGGCCAGCCAGTTCGGATGCAGCAGGCCTTTCAGGAAGGACACCTTGCCCGCCTCCGGCCGCACGTCCGGATAGCGTTGCAGGAAGAGTGCGACGGTGAGGTCACCCGCCGTGTAGCCCAGCGCCAGTCGCCGGTACCAGGGCAGGCTGGCGAAATGCGGGGCGAGCAGGGCGGAGAAGATCAGGAAACGCAGGTTGACCACCAGGGCGGTGGCGAAGATGACCCAGATGGGCGCGGCGGCGGCGATCAGCGGCAGGGAGGCCAGCTGGGCGGAACCGGCAAAGACCAGGAGCGTCATGCCCAGGGCCTGCGGCACGGTGAGGCCGGACTTGATCATGGCCACCCCCACCACCACGCCCCAGGCAGCGATGCCGAACAGGGTCGGCATGCCAACCCGGATGCCTTCGCGCCACGAAGCCTCGTGGTGGGCGGCGATATCGGGCTGGCGGTCGGTGTCGTTCATGTGGTCGGATTGCCACACATTGAAAATCGATCGCTGGCGGCCTTGGCACTCGGAGACCGACATTTTACCGATGAATCCTTTTGCCTGCCCGAATCCGTTAAAATCGTGCTTTTTGATCCACGGAGCACGAAGAAATGAGCAATGCCACCGCCCCAGTCGAACTCGACGGCAAAGACCTCCCGGCCCACTGCCCTAATCCGGCCATGCCGCTGTGGTCCTCGCATCCGCGCGTGTTCCTGGATTTCAACGCCCACGGCGACGCGAAATGCCCTTACTGCGGCACGCAGTACCGCCTGAAGCCGGGCACTGTGGCGTCGCACCACTAAGCGATGGCCAAAAAACAGCTCAATGGCAGCGCCGCCGAATGCGAGGCGGCCTTCTACGACGCCCTCAACCGCGCCGACGTGGACGCGTTGATGGCCCTTTGGGCTGACGACGACGAGATCGTCTGCGTGCATCCCGGCGGCGGGCGCCTGATCGGCCACGGCGCCATCCGTGCCTCCTGGAGCACCATCCTGGAGCACGGCGGCCTGCATATCGTGCCCACCCAGCTGCACGAAACGCACAACCTGATGAGCTCCGTGCACACCGTGATCGAAGGTGTTGCGGCCGCTGCGGGCGAACCCGCCCATTTGATCGCGACCAATGTGTACGTAAAAACACCGAAAGGCTGGCGGATTGTGTTGCATCATGCATCGGTAGCCGCCGGCCCGGCCCCCGCCGATCCGCGCGCAGCCGTCCTGCACTAGTGCACCGGGGCCCGTCCCCGTTTTGATCGCCATGGACTATCGAGCACCTTTCTGGCTTCCGAACGGCCATTTCCAGACCATCTATCCGGCCACGCTGATGGCCAAGCCGGAGGTGGCCTTCCGCCGCGAGCGCTGGAACACGCCGGACGGCGACTTCATCGATGTCGATTTCGTGGATGGCGAAGTGGGACAGCCCTTCGTGCTGCTCTTCCACGGCCTGGAAGGCTCCTCCAACAGCCACTACTGCCGCGCCATGATGGCCGAGCTGCGCGCGCGCGGCTGGTCCGGCGCCGTGCCCCACTTCCGCACCTGCTCCGGCGAAGAGAACCTGGCGCCCCGCTTCTACCACTCGGGCGACGCGCAGGAGGTGGACTGGATCATCCGCAAGCTGCGCCCCCGCGCACAAGGCAAGTTCTACGCCTGCGGCGTGTCCCTGGGCGGCAATGTGCTGCTGCGCTGGCTGGGCGAGTCCCAGCACCAGGCGGAGATCGTGGATGCGGCCGTGTCCGTATCCGCCCCGCTGGACCTGGCGCGCGGCGGCGAGGCCCTGTCGCGCGGCTTCAACCGCCTGTACCAGCGCATGTTCCTGCAGACCCTGAAGCCCAAGTGCGTGGCCAAGCACCGCCAGTTCCCCGGCCTGTTCGACCTGGAAGCCATGCTGGCCGCGAACGACCTGTACAGCTTCGACAATGTCGTCACCGCTCCCCTGCACGGCTACCGCAACACGGAAGACTACTGGGACCGCGCGAGCGCGAAGCATGTGCTGGGCGACATCACGGTGTCCACCCTGGTGCTGAACGCGCAGAACGACCCCTTCCTGCCCGGCCGCCACCTGCCGCGCCATGCCTCCTCGCATGTAGTGCTGGACTACCCGGCGCATGGCGGCCACGTGGGCTTCGCCAGCGGACGCCTGCCGGGAAGCCTGCAATGGCTGCCGCAGCGCATGCTCCATTTCC encodes:
- a CDS encoding phosphoribosylaminoimidazolesuccinocarboxamide synthase; translation: MMSGVLQTSIKSLPFLHRGKVRDIYAVGDDKLLVIQTDRLSAFDVILDDPIPNKGKILTEMSNFWFRKFGNLMPNHETGIDPLSVVAPEERAQVEGRAIVVKKFKPLGIEAIVRGYLIGSGWKDYQQTGAVCGIPLPAGMQEAQKLPEVLFTPSTKAPAGAHDENISFEEAEKIVGADVARQVKDMAIKLYTQAAEYAATRGIIIADTKFEFGLDEQGVVHLIDEILTPDSSRFWPMASYKVGSSPESFDKQFVRNWLEAQPWNKKAPAPRVPQDVLDQTSAKYAEALRLLTK
- a CDS encoding GFA family protein; amino-acid sequence: MLTGRCLCEGVHYRVEGPVAYASHCYCTMCQRQHGAAAGSYANVASADFRYDKGAELVTEFASSATARRGFCRVCGSSLTWRSTERPDRIAVSLGTMNPPYDGPVDHELFPEHKPGWVPGTQLFSKN
- the pyk gene encoding pyruvate kinase — its product is MSRGTKIVATIGPASTDLNVLIKMIRAGVDVVRLNFSHGKAQDHIDRAKLVRQAAAECGREVAIMADMQGPKIRVGKFEGNKIDLANGDKFILDAKWGENGELGNQERVGLDYKNLPNDLRAGDVLLLNDGLIVLVVDRIVNHEIYTTVKIGGELSNNKGINRQGGGLTAPALTAKDMEDIKVAMSFQADYLAISFPKNATDMEMARQLANIAGEPFGHKPMMIAKIERAEAIPCLQEILNASDGIMVARGDLAVEVGNAAVPALQKRMIRMARESNKLAITATQMMESMIFNAVPTRAEVSDVANAVLDGTDAVMASAETASGRYPVETVEMMAAVCVEAEQSEYNKLDADFLNVRFTRIDQSIAYGALFTAHHLRVKAIVALTESGSTPLWMSRHNIDTPIFALTPSVTTQRKASLYRNVRAHYLLQEGSSGEVLKQAEELLVEYGVAKKGDMIVVTWGEPMGQVGGTNALKIVKVGEFS
- a CDS encoding AzlD domain-containing protein, which encodes MSDLEIWITIIALAVATGITRSGFWLVGHRVNIPPRVHEMLRYAPSCALAAIVGPDLLLDPSTTQLTVLNPKLVAGVASIGWYLFRRNMLETIVFGMLLFTALRLLHLF
- a CDS encoding zinc-finger domain-containing protein — encoded protein: MSNATAPVELDGKDLPAHCPNPAMPLWSSHPRVFLDFNAHGDAKCPYCGTQYRLKPGTVASHH
- a CDS encoding phosphoglycerate kinase — translated: MLNFIRLQDLIAQNALQGKRVFIRADLNVPQDDAGNITEDTRIRASVPAIKAAVAAGAKVMVTSHLGRPTEGEFKPEDSLAPIAKRMAELLGQPVELKQNWVDGAGLENLQNGQVVLLENVRVNKGEKKNSDELAQKMAKLCDVYVNDAFGTAHRAEASTHGIAKFAPVACAGPLLAAELDALGKALGAPARPLLAIVAGSKVSTKLSILESLADKVDNLIVGGGIANTFMLAAGLKIGKSLAEPDLVKDAKAIIEKMAARGAQVPIPVDVVCAKEFSPTAAATVKDVADVADDDMILDIGPKTARQLADQIAAAGTIVWNGPVGVFEFDQFGEGTKTLAMAIANSKGFSIAGGGDTLAAIAKYAITDKIGYISTGGGAFLEFLEGKTLPAVDILAQRSQK
- the fba gene encoding class II fructose-bisphosphate aldolase (catalyzes the reversible aldol condensation of dihydroxyacetonephosphate and glyceraldehyde 3-phosphate in the Calvin cycle, glycolysis, and/or gluconeogenesis), which translates into the protein MSLVSMRQLLDHAAEHGYGLPAFNVNNLEQVQAIMAAADAVNSPVIMQASAGARKYAGEAFLRHLIDAAIEAYPHIPVVMHQDHGQSPAVCMAAIRSGFSSVMMDGSLMADGKSVASYEYNVEVSREVVKFSHAIGVTVEAELGVLGSLETMKGDKEDGHGAEGTMTREQLLTDVAQAADFVEKTQCDALAIAIGTSHGAYKFTRKPTGDILAIDRIKEIHARIPNTHLVMHGSSSVPQDLLAIIREFGGDMKETYGVPVEEIQEGIRHGVRKINIDTDIRLAMTAAVRKYMFENPSKFDPRDFLKPARAAAEEICKARFLAFGCEGRAGQIKPIPLEKMAERYKAGELAQIVK
- a CDS encoding YheT family hydrolase; its protein translation is MDYRAPFWLPNGHFQTIYPATLMAKPEVAFRRERWNTPDGDFIDVDFVDGEVGQPFVLLFHGLEGSSNSHYCRAMMAELRARGWSGAVPHFRTCSGEENLAPRFYHSGDAQEVDWIIRKLRPRAQGKFYACGVSLGGNVLLRWLGESQHQAEIVDAAVSVSAPLDLARGGEALSRGFNRLYQRMFLQTLKPKCVAKHRQFPGLFDLEAMLAANDLYSFDNVVTAPLHGYRNTEDYWDRASAKHVLGDITVSTLVLNAQNDPFLPGRHLPRHASSHVVLDYPAHGGHVGFASGRLPGSLQWLPQRMLHFLEGGRPISAPAPTQLCEA
- a CDS encoding YybH family protein, whose product is MAKKQLNGSAAECEAAFYDALNRADVDALMALWADDDEIVCVHPGGGRLIGHGAIRASWSTILEHGGLHIVPTQLHETHNLMSSVHTVIEGVAAAAGEPAHLIATNVYVKTPKGWRIVLHHASVAAGPAPADPRAAVLH
- a CDS encoding AzlC family ABC transporter permease, coding for MNDTDRQPDIAAHHEASWREGIRVGMPTLFGIAAWGVVVGVAMIKSGLTVPQALGMTLLVFAGSAQLASLPLIAAAAPIWVIFATALVVNLRFLIFSALLAPHFASLPWYRRLALGYTAGDLTVALFLQRYPDVRPEAGKVSFLKGLLHPNWLAWQGGSIAGIFLGNQVPADWGLGFAGTLAIICILVPMVASKPALCGVLVAGVVAVLAAGMPYKLGLLAAVVVGMATAMAVEEIGGRKAKNV